The Macaca thibetana thibetana isolate TM-01 chromosome 19, ASM2454274v1, whole genome shotgun sequence genome has a segment encoding these proteins:
- the MBD3L1 gene encoding methyl-CpG-binding domain protein 3-like 1, which yields MGKSSQRKQRDCVNQCKSKPGLNTSIPLRMSNYTFKRPVTRITPHPGNEVRYHQWEESLEKPQQVCWQKRLQGLQAYSSAGELLSALDLANTLQKLVPSYTGGSLLGDLAGGLEHSCPMPHLACSSDVVEIIPREGVGISQLLCQQFLVTEEDIRKQEWKVKTVRERLAIALIADGLANEAEKVRGQEGCPEKSYEKKRR from the coding sequence ATGGGCAAGAGTTCACAGAGGAAGCAACGTGACTGTGTAAACCAATGCAAATCAAAGCCTGGCTTGAACACCTCAATCCCTCTGAGAATGTCCAATTACACATTCAAGAGGCCAGTTACGAGAATTACACCCCATCCTGGCAATGAGGTCAGATACCATCAATGGGAGGAGAGCTTGGAGAAGCCTCAGCAGGTGTGCTGGCAGAAGAGACTGCAAGGACTGCAGGCTTACAGCAGCGCAGGGGAACTTTTAAGTGCTTTGGATCTTGCCAATACTTTGCAAAAACTAGTCCCTAGTTACACAGGTGGATCTCTGCTGGGGGATCTTGCCGGTGGTCTGGAGCACTCCTGCCCCATGCCCCACCTTGCCTGCTCTTCAGATGTGGTGGAGATAATTCCCAGAGAGGGAGTGGGTATCTCGCAGCTCCTCTGCCAACAATTTCTGGTCACCGAGGAAGATATCAGGAAACAGGAATGGAAAGTGAAGACAGTAAGAGAGCGACTCGCAATAGCATTGATTGCGGATGGACTCGCTAATGAGGCGGAGAAAGTGAGAGGCCAAGAAGGCTGTCCTGAAAAAAgctatgaaaaaaagagaagatag